A single genomic interval of Pyrus communis chromosome 5, drPyrComm1.1, whole genome shotgun sequence harbors:
- the LOC137734886 gene encoding gibberellin 3-beta-dioxygenase 1-like: MSSGKLSDAFKSHPIFLHKQHPHDFGSLQELPESYAWTSQLNEYPSFESLSCSESVPVIDLADPNVFELVGHACKTWGMFQATNHGVPQKLVDDMEYTVRSLFSLPPQQKLKAARLADGISGYGFHRISAFCEKLMWSESFTTVGSPLQHFCQLWPQDYTKFCCVTEEYEKEMKRLAARLMWLMLGSLGISKEDIKWAGPRGEFEDASAALQLNSYPACPDPDRTMGLAQHTDSNLLSIVHQSANASGLQVFQEGKDEGRGWLMVPPVPGAFVINVGDLIHILSNGLYQNPLHRAVVNRSQHRVSVAYLYGPPENAQLFPLSKLLGPSCPPLYPHVTWNEYLGTKAKLNNKALQSLRLNAPLN; this comes from the exons ATGTCGAGTGGAAAACTCTCAGATGCATTCAAATCCCACCCTATCTTTCTTCACAAGCAACACCCACACGACTTCGGCTCATTACAGGAATTGCCGGAGTCGTATGCATGGACGTCACAGCTTAACGAATATCCGTCTTTCGAATCATTATCTTGCTCAGAGTCTGTGCCGGTAATCGATCTCGCCGACCCAAATGTCTTTGAACTCGTAGGACATGCATGCAAGACTTGGGGCATGTTCCAAGCCACAAACCATGGCGTCCCCCAAAAACTTGTTGACGACATGGAATATACAGTTCGAAGCCTTTTCTCTCTGCCACCCCAACAAAAGCTCAAAGCAGCTCGATTGGCCGATGGCATTTCCGGTTACGGTTTCCATCGCATATCTGCCTTTTGTGAAAAGCTAATGTGGTCTGAGAGCTTCACTACCGTTGGCTCCCCACTTCAACATTTTTGCCAACTTTGGCCCCAAGATTACACCAAGTTCTG TTGTGTTACTGAAGAATATGAGAAAGAGATGAAAAGGCTTGCAGCTAGATTGATGTGGCTAATGCTTGGCTCATTAGGCATATCCAAGGAAGACATCAAATGGGCGGGTCcaagaggtgaatttgaagatGCATCTGCAGCCTTACAATTGAACTCATACCCCGCTTGTCCGGATCCGGATCGGACCATGGGTCTTGCCCAACATACTGATTCAAACCTCCTGTCAATCGTCCACCAAAGCGCTAACGCCAGTGGCTTGCAAGTTTTCCAAGAAGGGAAGGATGAGGGCCGGGGGTGGCTTATGGTTCCACCGGTCCCGGGGGCTTTTGTGATCAATGTGGGCGACTTAATTCACATATTATCAAACGGATTGTACCAGAACCCCCTTCACCGGGCAGTGGTGAACCGGAGCCAGCACCGTGTATCAGTTGCCTACTTATATGGTCCTCCGGAGAATGCTCAGCTCTTTCCCCTCTCGAAATTACTCGGCCCGAGTTGCCCTCCGCTGTACCCGCACGTCACTTGGAATGAGTACCTTGGAACCAAGGCAAAGCTTAACAACAAGGCACTTCAATCACTCCGACTGAATGCTCCTCTGAATTAG